A single window of Rhodococcus jostii RHA1 DNA harbors:
- a CDS encoding FAD-dependent monooxygenase, with product MTDMSDHDRTSYDTDVVIVGLGPAGGTAALALATYGLRVHAVSMFPWVANSPRAHITNQRAVEVLRDLGVEDEARKYATPWDQMGDTLFTTSLAGEEIVRMQTWGTGDTRYGDYLSGSPCTMLDIPQPLMEPVLIKNAAERGAIISFHTEYLDHTQDADGVTVRFRDVRSGTEFTQRARFLLGFDGARSKIAEEIDLPFQGKLARAGTAYVLFNADLSKYVAHRPSILHWIVNSKAGFGEIGMGLLRAIKPWNQWIAGWGFDMAKGQPDVSDDVVLEQIRTLVGDPHLDVEIVSRSFWYVNQQYAEHYQSGRVLCGGDAVHRHPPSSGLGSNTSIQDAFNLAWKVAFVVKGYAGQGLLESYSPERVPVGKQIVARANQSRKDYAGLREWFDSGSDDPVAAGLEKLKEPTPEGVALREQLYEALEVKNTEFNAHGVELNQRYASSAVVPDPEAGDEVWARDRQLYLQATTRPGAKLPHAWLVGADGTRISTLDVTGKGMMTLLTGIGGQAWKRAAAKLDVPFLRTVVVGEPGTIDPYGYWRQIRDIDEAGALLVRPDGYIAWRHSAPVWDDSEALTSLEDALTAVLDRPSGSSAPAPDATQEPQYNTQAVPITVPHTTPADAAPASATSTTTEGVNR from the coding sequence ATGACAGACATGAGTGACCACGACCGAACCTCCTACGACACCGACGTCGTGATCGTCGGACTCGGGCCCGCCGGTGGCACGGCGGCGCTCGCCCTGGCAACCTACGGCCTGCGCGTCCACGCCGTCTCGATGTTCCCCTGGGTGGCGAACTCGCCGCGCGCGCACATCACCAACCAGCGCGCCGTCGAGGTGCTCCGCGACCTGGGCGTCGAAGACGAGGCACGCAAATACGCCACACCGTGGGACCAGATGGGTGACACGCTGTTCACCACGAGCCTGGCCGGCGAAGAAATCGTCCGGATGCAGACCTGGGGAACGGGCGACACCCGCTACGGGGACTACCTGTCCGGCAGCCCGTGCACGATGCTCGACATCCCCCAACCGCTGATGGAGCCGGTGCTGATCAAGAACGCCGCCGAACGCGGCGCGATCATCAGCTTCCACACCGAATACCTCGACCACACCCAGGACGCGGACGGGGTGACCGTCCGGTTCCGCGACGTCCGCTCGGGCACCGAATTCACCCAGCGAGCCCGCTTCCTGCTCGGTTTCGACGGTGCACGCTCGAAGATCGCCGAGGAGATCGACCTTCCCTTCCAAGGCAAACTGGCCCGCGCCGGCACCGCCTACGTGCTCTTCAACGCGGACCTGAGCAAGTACGTCGCTCACCGGCCGTCCATCCTGCACTGGATCGTCAACTCGAAGGCCGGGTTCGGTGAGATCGGCATGGGCCTGCTGCGGGCGATCAAGCCGTGGAACCAGTGGATCGCCGGCTGGGGATTCGACATGGCCAAGGGCCAGCCCGACGTCTCCGACGACGTTGTCCTCGAACAGATCCGGACCCTCGTCGGCGACCCACATCTGGACGTCGAGATCGTGTCCCGGTCTTTCTGGTATGTCAACCAGCAGTACGCCGAGCACTATCAGTCCGGCCGGGTGCTGTGCGGCGGCGACGCCGTGCACCGGCACCCACCGAGCAGCGGGCTGGGATCGAATACCTCCATCCAGGACGCGTTCAACCTGGCGTGGAAGGTCGCGTTCGTCGTCAAGGGCTACGCCGGGCAGGGCCTGCTCGAGTCCTATTCGCCCGAGCGGGTCCCGGTCGGCAAGCAGATCGTCGCTCGCGCCAACCAGTCCCGCAAGGACTACGCCGGGCTGCGCGAGTGGTTCGACTCAGGCAGCGACGATCCGGTCGCCGCCGGTCTGGAGAAGCTGAAGGAACCCACACCCGAGGGGGTCGCCCTGCGCGAGCAGCTTTACGAGGCGCTCGAGGTGAAGAACACCGAATTCAACGCCCACGGCGTCGAACTCAACCAGCGCTACGCCTCCTCCGCGGTCGTCCCCGATCCCGAGGCGGGAGACGAGGTGTGGGCACGAGACCGGCAGTTGTACCTGCAGGCCACCACCCGGCCCGGCGCGAAGCTGCCGCACGCGTGGCTGGTCGGCGCCGATGGCACCCGCATCTCCACTCTCGATGTCACCGGGAAGGGAATGATGACCCTGCTCACCGGAATCGGCGGCCAGGCGTGGAAGCGTGCCGCCGCCAAACTCGACGTGCCGTTCCTGCGGACCGTGGTCGTCGGTGAACCCGGCACCATCGACCCCTACGGTTACTGGCGGCAGATCCGCGACATCGACGAGGCCGGTGCCCTCCTCGTCCGCCCCGACGGGTACATCGCGTGGCGGCACAGCGCCCCGGTCTGGGACGACAGCGAAGCACTGACCAGCCTCGAGGACGCGCTCACCGCAGTTCTCGACCGCCCGTCCGGCAGCAGCGCACCGGCCCCGGACGCCACGCAGGAGCCCCAGTACAACACCCAGGCCGTGCCGATCACCGTCCCGCACACCACCCCCGCGGACGCAGCACCCGCCTCCGCCACCAGCACCACAACCGAGGGAGTAAACCGATGA